In Scatophagus argus isolate fScaArg1 chromosome 14, fScaArg1.pri, whole genome shotgun sequence, the following proteins share a genomic window:
- the styxl1 gene encoding serine/threonine/tyrosine-interacting-like protein 1, translating into MAELVMCEPFELYNLLNQRSCVSRLAEINYLCLIDARETQDYRMNHIITAKNGKLDSEGRFLLPEAVEVDSMRHVVVYDSNTSCLEEHGRAAECAQVLAEASLYPVQIVRGGFQRFSALYPFLRTEKIIYTITELENLKTYPVEVLAGLLYMGDQKQGTDSSVLKDLKISSVISISQSGPLESRSITGNQTILNIPVADSEVPDLYSCFERICGFIGTQLNMGSRVLIVSRQGRSRCSAATIAFLMHHLKYTLEEAWKCVLKCKSNTRPNRVFLQQLSDWELHTVGTKVTDISDPYF; encoded by the exons atgGCTGAACTTGTGATGTGTGAGCCATTTGAGCTCTACAACCTCCTCAATCAGCGCAGCTGTGTGTCCAGGCTGGCAGAGATAAACTACCTCTGCCTGATTG ATGCTCGTGAAACCCAAGATTACAGAATGAACCACATCATAACAGCTAAAAATGGCAAATTG GATTCAGAGGGCAGATTCCTCCTGCCGGAGGCTGTGGAGGTGGACAGTATGCGACACGTGGTGGTCTATGACAGCAACACAAGCTGTTTAGAGGAACACG gcagagcagctgAGTGTGCCCAGGTCCTTGCTGAAGCCAGCCTCTACCCAGTCCAGATAGTGAGAGGAGGCTTCCAGAGGTTCTCGGCTCTGTATCCTTTTTTAAGGACTGAGAAAATCATCTACACCATCACG GAGCTGGAAAATCTGAAGACTTATCCAGTGGAGGTCTTAGCAGGACTGCTGTATATGGGTGACCAGAAACAAGGCACAGACTCCAGCGTCCTCAAAGACCTGAAAATCAGCTCTGTAATCAGCATCTCACAGAGTGGCCCTCTGGA ATCTCGATCCATAACGGGGAACCAGACCATCCTTAACATTCCTGTGGCCGACTCAGAGGTGCCTGATTTATACTCGTGTTTTGAAAGGATTTGTGGTTTTATTG GTACACAACTCAACATGGGCTCTCGCGTCCTGATAGTTTCCAGGCAGGGCAGAAGCCGCTGCAGTGCTGCAACCATCGCCTTTCTCATGCACCACCTCAAATACACACTGGAG GAGGCCTGGAAGTGCGTGCTCAAATGTAAATCCAACACGAGGCCCAACAGGGTGTTTCTACAGCAGCTGTCTGACTGGGAGCTTCACACTGTGGGAACAAAAGTGACTGATATCTCCGATCCttatttttga